A window of Tistrella mobilis contains these coding sequences:
- a CDS encoding ParA family protein has protein sequence MPVIAIASPKGGAGKSTTAVILATELAHAGAQVTLLDCDPNQSVSLWAGRAPLPPRLACISNVSESEIVRTIRKHDGDGKIVIVDLEGVASRLVSRAISQADLVLTPMRATTLDATIGVRALELVAEEEEALGRPIRHAVVFTMTRAIRSKQHSAIEASLGGQGVDVIEPPLMERAAFSALFEFGGDLRSIPAQGRMDGAIENAQAFAQQVFARLTEASR, from the coding sequence ATGCCTGTCATCGCCATCGCGTCGCCCAAGGGCGGGGCCGGAAAATCGACCACCGCCGTCATCCTCGCAACCGAGCTGGCGCATGCGGGCGCGCAGGTCACGCTGCTCGACTGCGACCCCAACCAGTCCGTTTCCCTTTGGGCAGGGCGCGCCCCGCTGCCCCCCCGGCTCGCCTGCATCTCCAATGTCAGCGAGAGCGAAATCGTGCGCACCATCCGCAAGCACGATGGCGACGGAAAAATCGTCATCGTCGATCTTGAGGGTGTCGCCTCCCGTCTGGTTTCCCGCGCCATTTCGCAGGCCGACCTGGTGCTGACCCCGATGCGGGCGACCACGCTGGATGCCACCATCGGGGTGCGCGCGCTGGAGCTGGTTGCCGAGGAAGAAGAAGCCCTCGGCCGACCCATTCGCCACGCGGTCGTTTTCACCATGACTCGTGCCATCCGGTCGAAGCAGCACAGCGCCATTGAAGCATCACTGGGCGGGCAGGGGGTGGACGTGATCGAGCCGCCCCTGATGGAGCGCGCTGCCTTCTCCGCCCTCTTCGAGTTCGGGGGGGATTTGCGCAGCATTCCCGCGCAGGGCCGGATGGATGGCGCGATCGAGAATGCGCAGGCTTTTGCGCAGCAGGTATTTGCCCGCCTTACGGAGGCTTCCCGATGA
- a CDS encoding chromosome partitioning protein ParB: MSQNTPFTIAVGALKRREKPATPQALSMADAAGEKHGFVDREPRRRRGRVASGRTGQVHAKVLPEIAEEIANESRRTGKTQGVLIEEAWALYRARQG; encoded by the coding sequence ATGAGTCAGAACACCCCCTTTACCATTGCCGTCGGCGCCCTGAAGCGGCGCGAGAAACCCGCCACGCCGCAGGCACTCAGCATGGCGGATGCTGCCGGTGAAAAACATGGGTTCGTGGACAGGGAACCGCGCCGGCGGCGCGGCCGTGTCGCCAGCGGCCGCACGGGGCAGGTGCATGCCAAGGTGCTGCCCGAAATTGCCGAAGAGATCGCCAACGAAAGCAGGCGCACCGGCAAAACGCAGGGGGTGCTGATCGAAGAAGCCTGGGCGCTGTACCGCGCCCGGCAGGGCTGA
- a CDS encoding replication initiator protein A, whose translation MVGENTNHELLDALDPERSPLLPDRHPTTDLFVCDIFDAAPKGDMASMEHPIFSLSTKPDRRVRRYEHGHAWIEITPSVKGLATVHDRDVLIYCISQTIAALNEGKPVSKRLRLRAYDVLTATNRLTDGRGYDGLKAALERLLGTKIVTNITTGNREELDGFGLINSFKLVRQTREGRMQELEIELSDWVFNAIRAKEVLTLHRDYFRLRKPLERRMYELARKHCGTQAEWRIHLERLQKKCGSNSTLKEFRRLVGTIIAQDMEHQHFPDYSVSFDDDMVVFRNRVTMPALMRSAAAGREDEAALSLAPDTFDRARAVAGGYDVQWLYEQWQEFWCMNGKPELKNPDAAFIGFCKARAEKYPLPR comes from the coding sequence ATGGTGGGTGAAAACACGAATCATGAGCTGTTGGATGCGCTCGATCCTGAGCGCTCTCCCCTGCTGCCCGATCGCCACCCGACCACCGATCTGTTCGTTTGCGATATTTTTGATGCGGCTCCGAAAGGCGATATGGCCTCGATGGAGCATCCGATTTTTTCCCTCTCGACCAAACCCGATCGCCGGGTGCGGCGCTATGAACACGGCCATGCATGGATCGAGATCACGCCTTCGGTCAAAGGGCTGGCGACGGTTCATGACCGGGATGTGCTGATCTATTGCATCAGCCAGACGATTGCCGCGCTGAATGAAGGCAAGCCCGTCTCGAAGCGGCTGCGGCTGCGCGCCTATGACGTGCTCACCGCCACCAACCGGCTCACGGACGGGCGCGGCTATGACGGGCTGAAGGCCGCATTGGAGCGGCTGCTTGGCACGAAGATCGTCACCAACATCACCACCGGCAATCGGGAGGAGCTGGACGGCTTTGGCCTGATTAACAGCTTCAAGCTCGTCCGGCAGACGCGCGAAGGGCGTATGCAAGAGCTGGAGATCGAGCTTTCGGACTGGGTTTTCAACGCGATTCGCGCAAAAGAGGTGCTGACGCTGCACCGGGATTATTTCCGGCTGCGCAAGCCCCTGGAGCGGCGGATGTATGAGCTGGCGCGCAAACATTGCGGCACCCAGGCGGAGTGGCGCATCCACCTGGAGCGGCTTCAGAAAAAATGCGGCTCCAACTCAACCCTCAAAGAATTCCGGCGCCTAGTCGGCACGATCATCGCGCAGGATATGGAACACCAGCATTTCCCGGACTACAGCGTTTCGTTCGACGATGACATGGTGGTGTTCCGCAACCGGGTGACGATGCCGGCGCTGATGCGGTCGGCCGCCGCCGGCCGCGAGGACGAGGCGGCGCTCTCGCTGGCGCCGGATACATTCGACCGGGCGCGCGCGGTGGCCGGCGGCTACGATGTGCAATGGCTCTATGAGCAGTGGCAGGAGTTCTGGTGCATGAACGGCAAGCCGGAGTTGAAGAACCCCGATGCGGCGTTCATCGGCTTTTGCAAAGCGCGGGCAGAGAAATACCCCCTGCCCCGCTGA